The following nucleotide sequence is from Nitrososphaerota archaeon.
ATGGGTTTTCTTGAAAGGTACAGGCTCGCAGGATACGATGTGGAAATACAGGAGCCGATTTACGTTCCACTCACGATTTCACTTTATGTCTGCATGAAGAAGGGATACTTCGCAGGCGAGTTGAAAGAGGAACTCTTGAAGGCATTCAGCAACAGGGTAGATGAGGACGGGCGCAAAGGCTTCTTCCACCCAGATAACTTCACCTTCGGTCAGCCGCTGTACCTCAGCCGGATCTATGAGGCAGCGATGGAGGTTGAGGGTGTTGCGTCGGTCAATGTGACCGTATTCCAACGATGGGGTAAATCTTCGTACGGTGAGATAGATGATGGCGTAATCAACGTCGAGAAGCAGGAGATAATCAGGCTTGACAACGATCCTAACTTTGCGGAAAACGGCAAAATCGAGTTCAATTTACGCGGAGGCTCCTGATTGTCATCCGAGAGTTGTGGGTGTAGGGGTGGCTGCAAAGAAGCTAAACGATACACACCGATGAGGATTTACAACCCCGCCGGGCTCTCATCTCTCTCCTACCGCATCGGCACCCATGCGCGGTTCAAGGCGGACATGCTGGTTGACGTAGCGTCACAAAATGCATTGTCGAAGCTTACGACTAGGAGTGACGCTGACCTCACGATATCTCTACTGGACTCATGGGCTACCGTAGCCGATGTTTTGACCTTCTACCAAGAGCGCATAGCTAACGAAGGTTTCCTGAAGACTGCAACCGAAAGACGATCTGTTCTCTGGCTAGCGAGAAGCATTGGATATGAGCTTAGGCCTGGGGTGGCTGCAAGCACCTACCTCGCATTCTCTTTGGATTCTTCAACAGGCTCACCCAAGAAGGCCACTGTCAGCAAGCAGACAAAGGTTCAGAGCATCCCTGCACAGGGCGAGACTCCCCAGGTCTTCGAGACCATCGAGGAGATAAAGGCAAAACAGGTTTGGAACGAAATGAAGCCTCGGATAAACAAGAATCAGGATCTTTATGTAGCGCTTGAAAACGGTGAATTATTCCTTGAAGGAACGTCAACAAAAATCAAGATAGGCGACGGGCTGCTTTTCGTGGTTTCAGGCGAACCCGCGGCATTTAGAATCGTAAACAGCGTCGAGCTGGACAATGATCTTCAACGGACACGCGTAGTGATACCTGCAGGTGCCATTTCTGAAGTAGAACCAGAGAATATCGGCGGCGAAGAAGAGAGCATATCCGTCTCCACCATAGATTCAGATACATCATTCAGCACTTCGGATCTTGAGACAATAATCTCATCCACATGGACGGAATCGGAGCTTGAGGCTGATGCGGCGTTAAACGATTGGTCAATAGATGAAATTGCGGACGCGGTTAACTCGGAGAGCGAGAAAGAGGAAGTGAGTGAGGATTGTGTTTATGTGTTCAGGGTCAAATGCGGTGTATTCGGGAATAACGCTCCGCTATGGTCGAGCCTACCCGTAAGCCAGCGTTACCCCACATACCAAGTCATTGGCGAGGAGGGAGAATACGAGTCTTTAGATGCTGTATACACAAATGACTGGGACAGTGACGAGAGTCCAATTGATGTGAATAAAGATTTTGAAGGCAATAGCTACGGAGCCGGGCAGATCTACCTCGACAATACTTACGCAGGGATTTCGCCTGAAAGCTGGGTAATTCTGAACGCCTCTAATTGGTGCGCATACAAAGTAACAAACATAACTGAAACAACACTTACAGGGTTCTCGCTCATTGGGAAGGTCACTGGGCTAACTCTCAAGTACTCAGATCCAGAATGCAGCTTTGGCAATTTTGGATTCCGCGAAACCACAGTATACGCTATGCCTGAGAAGTTGACGCTTTCCCAGGTCTCAATTGACGATTCGATTACCGGTGATGAAATCGTGCTGGACAAGATGGTTGTAGGGTTAAAGGAGGATCAACCGATACTTGTATCCGGTGAACTGGAGCAGCAACTGGGTATATCTAAGAAGGAGATAGCGTTTCTGTCGAGCATAGTACATTTTGAAGACGGACTTCTGATGACGACGCTCAAGCTGGCCGACCCTCTTACATATAGTTACAAAAGAGATACGGTAAGTATCAACGCTAACCTCGCGATGGCGACGCACGGCGAAACTAAGGAGGAAGCTATTGGCGGAGGCGATCCAACGCAGAGGTTCCAGCAGTTCACTCTGAAGCAGAGTCCACTCACCTACGTTTCAGCCTACACTCCCAGCGGCGTGGAAAGCACATTGGAGATTAGGGTAGATAATGTAGAATGGACTGAGGTGGAGTCGTTTGAAGATCTAACACATTCTGACAATGCGTATGTTACGAAAAGGAGTGATGAAGGGGAAACCAATGTGATCTTCGGCGACGGTGTCACCGGGCGGCTTCCTATGTCCGGTCAGGAGAATATCCGGGCAAGCTACAGGGTGGGCATAGGTTCGAAGGGTATGCTTGAGGCTGGTCAACTCTCTCTGCTAATGACCAGGCCGTTGGGGGTACGCAGCGTCACCAACCCTCTGAAAACTTCAGGCGGCACCGACCCTGAGAGCTTGGATGATGCATGTAAGAATGCGCCGCGGACGGTGCTGACTCTTGACCGGATTGTGTCGCTTGAAGATTTCAAGTATTTTGCGCAGGGATTCGCAGGCATCGGTAAGGCCGCGTCTTATTCTGTGATGGTGGACGGCGCAGATGTTGTGCTTCTA
It contains:
- a CDS encoding putative baseplate assembly protein; amino-acid sequence: MSSESCGCRGGCKEAKRYTPMRIYNPAGLSSLSYRIGTHARFKADMLVDVASQNALSKLTTRSDADLTISLLDSWATVADVLTFYQERIANEGFLKTATERRSVLWLARSIGYELRPGVAASTYLAFSLDSSTGSPKKATVSKQTKVQSIPAQGETPQVFETIEEIKAKQVWNEMKPRINKNQDLYVALENGELFLEGTSTKIKIGDGLLFVVSGEPAAFRIVNSVELDNDLQRTRVVIPAGAISEVEPENIGGEEESISVSTIDSDTSFSTSDLETIISSTWTESELEADAALNDWSIDEIADAVNSESEKEEVSEDCVYVFRVKCGVFGNNAPLWSSLPVSQRYPTYQVIGEEGEYESLDAVYTNDWDSDESPIDVNKDFEGNSYGAGQIYLDNTYAGISPESWVILNASNWCAYKVTNITETTLTGFSLIGKVTGLTLKYSDPECSFGNFGFRETTVYAMPEKLTLSQVSIDDSITGDEIVLDKMVVGLKEDQPILVSGELEQQLGISKKEIAFLSSIVHFEDGLLMTTLKLADPLTYSYKRDTVSINANLAMATHGETKEEAIGGGDPTQRFQQFTLKQSPLTYVSAYTPSGVESTLEIRVDNVEWTEVESFEDLTHSDNAYVTKRSDEGETNVIFGDGVTGRLPMSGQENIRASYRVGIGSKGMLEAGQLSLLMTRPLGVRSVTNPLKTSGGTDPESLDDACKNAPRTVLTLDRIVSLEDFKYFAQGFAGIGKAASYSVMVDGADVVLLAIASSYGEEVDKSSALYTNLRGAIESYKDPTAKYVVKSFVKRMFNIEAKITVSSDRRFEDVKPEVENALKTTFSFDERNFSQAVTISEVILAIQGVEGVEAVNIVYLYEYDSEADSQVESRQEIIRATGEKDEEDGLVTPSILVVNENGITIEEMNEA